A region of the Scatophagus argus isolate fScaArg1 chromosome 6, fScaArg1.pri, whole genome shotgun sequence genome:
CACTGACCTTCAGAGAATCTCATTGAATTATAGTAATAATCATAGTCTCCAATTGTGTGATCTGAGAAGAACAACTCATCATGTGTTGTTCCTCTACATATCTGAGTCCTTTTTGAATAAGTCGGGTACCAGAATATCTTTTTGATACGAATCAGAGTACATTTATTTCTTCTGCCTTCTGAAAGccttttatgttttccttttcattctgcCCCCATTTCATGCATTATGTCTCCCAGACACACACGGCTTTATctgccttttgttgttgttgctggcTTTTCACCGCCAGACAACAAATTGCATTTTGTGGAGTGCTGCTCCATCAGACATCCATGTCCAGTGcccacacactctcatgcacatgcatatacacacatacagtgattactcatgatttttttgttcctcttatGCATTTggcactgtttttatttgtgtttctatttcttcattttatgttttgttgacAGCTGAATGGCACCGGCAGGTTTCATGGCTTGGCCAGTTTGGATGATATAACTGCTATTATCAGCACCCCACCTTTAGGATTCCAGGTAGTCACATCAGCCTCTCCAATCTgatgttaaaatgaaaccaagCTCTCCAGCAAGATGAGCCTGATCGCTGGCAGGTCTCACTAATGAAATGTCTAATGTGCAGCTGTTATGCCCTGTGTGTTTGCAATACAAGATAAGGCTTATATTGTTTTACATAGCAACATAACATCTCACTAATCTAAGACTTAAGAGTCATATTTTGACAGTGCAGTACATGAAGATGTTAGTATGTGATGAGTGAAAATATAAAGCTTATACGTTCTTTGGCAAGTCTGTATTACCACAGATGATGAAAGCTTTGCTGCATATTGCATGCATTGGACGTTCTGCAAATGCTCATAGCATGAAGAACAGATCATACTGTTTCCATTCCATTCCATATACTGCAGTGTCTTTAAGAattgtgtgtgtaatgttgATCTGTCTGTCAAAATAGgacctttttccttttttctcaatttctcAGATTACATTAAACTTAATTAGTTGAATATGTTGAGTATGTAAAGCACATTTTTATCAACATGTTTCAAAGCTCCCATTCATCTGCTTCATCTCTGCAcctttcagtttcaatttttaCTTTACATATGCGCTGGTTAACCTTCCTTTATAAAAAGCTCTCAGTGTCCTGTGCTAAGTTTTTACTAACTGCTCACCTGCCTCTGACTTTCAGCTGCAGTCTCTTTCCTAACCTGAAACAAGAAGCATGACTCCCAAATGTTGCTATTATTAATGTGAATTAAATTACTGAAGTTTCTGTGGTGTTCCCAGGCTCAGAGAACCCAGCCACCaccagaggaggaagaggatgcagaggaggaggagacagaggaacTGGGACATGTAGACACATATGCTGAGTACAGACCTTCCAAATGTAGGCCATGAGAATGAATGTCAACATCCAGTTACTTAATAATTTATCTGCATTTTCCTTGTTAAAATGACATGACTTGCATCCAGTTATTCCAGCTATTAGCACACTTGTACAGATTTCTCACTTCtttaaactgttatttttttccctcttcagcCACTATAGGAATTTCTCATCCTGACATAGTGGTAGAGACCAACACGCTATCCAGTGTCCCTCCTCCCGACATCACATACACTCTGTCTATCCCTAAGACAACTATTGATCATGgcctgctgtctgctctgcagCTAGAGGCTATCATCTACGCTTGCCAGGTACCCACACCCAGGCTCACATATACACAGTACATGAAGCACTTATTCGTTCTTCATCTGTGAATTACTAACGTGTTCATTATGCAGGCACCTCTGTTCATGCGTTTGTTCTTTGTGTGCCATCAGCAACACGAGGTTATCCTCCAGAACAACCAGAGGGCAGGCTTCCTGATCGGAGATGGGGCAGGGGTCGGAAAGGGACGCACTGTGGCAGGCATCATCCTGGAGAATTACCTTAAGGGGCGGAAGAAAGCACTATGGTAAGAGAGATTTGCTACTCTGGTTTTATGATCCCTTCATGATGCCTTCCACTTTAAAAACTTAATAACAGCCATTTCATTGGGTTTCAGTAATGGATTTATATGATTGTTGTTTGTGACCAGGACATATTGAGCATGTAGGGGCTAGTCTGTGCAGAAGCACGTTGAATTACTGACTTGCGTTCTTGCCCTCAGGTTCAGCATATCCAATGACCTGAAATTCGATGCAGAGAGAGATCTCAAAGACATAGATGCACCGAATATTCCTGTGCATGCCTTAAACAAGGTGAGTTCAGGTGGAATTTGCGTGACAAgctgagacttttttttttccttgggaGCTGTTTAAGTCATATGTACGtctgagaggaaaatgaaagaagctgtttttggTGACGGTGTAGCTCTGTGAAtgttgtttgatttgttgttgtaGATAAAGTATGGAGACACAGCTACCTCAGAAGGAGTCCTGTTTGCAACTTACTCTGCGCTGATTGGAGAGAGCCAGGCAGGAGGGCAGCACCGGACCAGAATTAAACAGATCCTAGACTGGTGCAAACCAGACTTTGACGGAGTTGTATCCTTTCATTTTAACAACCTCAAATCTaacagttttcaaaaaaaattgGCGTTCCATGTGTCCGCTGTTTGCCCTTGACCTTTTCCCATCACAGATTATTTTTGATGAATGCCACAAAGCCAAGAATGCCACATCCACAAAGATGGGCAAGGCAGTGCTTGACCTACAAAACAAGCTGCCACGGGCCAGAGTGGTTTATGCCAGTGCCACAGGTAGGCGCGTGTgcatgcgcatgcacacacacacacacttacacacacagaaaatacaaaacacatactCATACATGTAATACAACACAGCCAAAGAATTTAAAACATATCTTTATGTCATCGCTGCCCCAGGTGCCTCTGAGCCAAAGAACATGATCTACATGAGCCGCCTGGGAATCTGGGGTGAGGGTACACCCTTCAGGACCTTTGATGACTTCCTGCACGCAATTGAAAAGAGGTTTGTAGGGTGACATCTTGCAGAATTGTACTCAAAAGCATTGCGTTTTCCAAGAGCCTGTCACTCATGTGGATGCATATCCCCAAATTGAGGTGCTTACTGGAAAATACCTGACAATCAGTTTGTGGTAACGTCTGGCTGACCCATGATTGAATTATGTTGAATGATTTATATACCTTTTGTATACAGAGGTGTCGGTGCCATGGAGATTGTTGCCATGGATATGAAAGTGAGCGGGATGTACATTGCCCGGCAGTTGAGCTTCTCAGGGGTGTCTTTCCGCATTGAAGAGATTGGACTGGACAATGATTTCAAACTTGTCTACAACAAAGCTGCCAAACTGGTGAGCCTCATGCAGTCTGTatctgttatatatatatatatatatatatatatatatatatatatgcatctTCTCTATCTATTatacttaaaaagaaaaactactactactaacatCTGCAATGTGTGTCCAGTGGGCAGAGGCGTTGCAGGTTTTTATGCGTGCAGCTGATGAGTTGGGCCTGGTCAGCAGAAAGTCTCTGTGGGGCCAGTTCTGGTCGTCTCACCAGCGCTTCTTCAAATACCTCTGTATTGCTGCCAAGGTCCGCTGCCTGGTGGAGCTGGCCCGAAAAGAGCTGGAGGCCGGAAAGGTCAGCACAGCACACTCTCGAACACTGAGTCAGACAGTATGTATAACCCACAAGACTATAAATGACCCAGTGAAAGATCAGGGTAGAAACTCAGATTCTATAGATGTTTCATAAGTGGAAGGAGTGCTGAAGGAGTACATAGACAGAATGCTTTTTTCAAGTAAATTTAAGCGGTTTATAAGCACACTTTATTCCACTTTCCTGTACACAGGTTGAGTTGAGTCCATTTTAGTTGTCCACAAGGATGTTACGATATGTGCTATCAAGCAGGATTGAGTCTGCAGGAGACTTCACTTCAGGTAACACAGCAAACCTGTTGATTTGCTGATtggtgtttgtttctcttcactaCAGTGCATCGTTATTGGGCTGCAGTCTACCGGAGAGTCCCGCACCAGAGAGGTCTTGGATGAGAATGATGGGCATCTCGACAGATTTGTTTCTGCAGCGGagtgagtgaaaatgaatgtttggtTCTGTGACTGTTGTGACTATTGTGGTTTATTTGAAAGAATGCTTACTCAAAGTATTCACTGTCTGAACGGGTAAGTAGTCAGCAAAGGCTTTCAGAAAAGTTTAGCTGATGCATTTAACACTGTTTGAAAGGGTTATTGTCTGTTTCCTGGAAGCACTCTgttagtttctttttcttatttaattttgttgcttcattaaATTGCCAAACGACTTGCCAGTCTTGAGGAGAATGCGTTCTCACCACATATGTTCTGTGAAAGTATTTAGGCCATGTagtttattttcaattaaatcAAATGATCTCTTTAGCTATTAGCaagtaattaattttaatatcaTTGAATTCTTattcaagaaaaacaagaaaggacTGGCACAGGTTGGGAACGCTTTGAACTTATTTGACCCTAAATCAGTCATAGCAGACATGCCTGAATGTCTGAGTATATTAGATCCCATGCAACATGTTCATCTGCCTGTCAACACCTGACAGCTATAATGAGGCAAATTGGAAACATCTAACTGCCACAACTGCCCTGTGTTGTCAAGATTGCTTTGCCGTCAGCATTTaagtttctttctctgttcctcTTCTTTGCCTTGCCTTTAGGGGAGTATTCCAGTCACTTGTAACAAAACATTTCCcatcagagaaacagaggagggagaaggcaCCAGGAAATAAGAGAAAACGTAAGTGAAGTAGATTTTATAGTCACGGTATACCAACATGtgtacaacaacagcaacagtttttCACTCTTATTGTTTGTACTCAGCGCTCAGCTGACATGTCAGGCATTTGCCCCGCAGTCTTAACAGTTAACAGTGAGTTTAAGTGTTctttctatttgtgtgtgtctggctgtttGCATACCGTCTGACAGCCTCCTTtcatagtaaaaaaaacaacccttttcctcttctttgaTTAAAAGATCCTACAAAAAGGCATTTTGAAGTGTGCTTTCTCAGTCTAATTATCATGTTGTGGCTTCCAATCAGGGAAGCCTAGAGGTCGCCAGCCCAAGATACCCAAGCACAGTGTGGACAGCGGTGGTGTGATCAACAtcagtgatgacagcagcagtgactccGATGGCATGGACACGGACTCCAACTCCTCACCAGACTCCCTGCTAGACAATGACGATGTCATCTTTGTGAACCACACTAGCTGCCAGACAGGTAGGgagatgcctttttttttgggTGTTGTCACCAGGAATGATGTGTGACAAGATCAACCAAAGGAAGATATTTTAGTCTATGCAGATGTGTGCAATCAGTTATTTTTGTGACTCTAACCTGTTATGTGGTTAATGTCCGCTGTTTTTCCCATTCACAGCCAGGATAGAGGAGATGAAGCAGGGCCTCCTAAACAAAATATCCATACTGGGGAAAGAACTACCTCTCAATACCTTGGATGAGCTCATCGATAAGTTTGGGGGACCAGATAAAGTTTCAGAGGTACAAGCCTTAGACGCTCAGCTAGAAACTTGTTTATCTCATAAGCTTGAATGCTGCTAGTGGGATTTACATGTCAAAACGTGaagcataaacacagacataaaaattCACCTCATTTTTAAGCAGaatttctttcaaaaaaaacagttaaagtgAGAaggtgatgattttttttttctgcagatgaCTGGTCGTAAGGGTCGTGTGGTGCGGCGCCCTGACGGCAGCGTCCGTTATGAGTCACGGGCTGAGCAGGGTCTTACCATCGACCACATTAACATCAAGGAGAAAGATCGCTTCATGAGTGGAGAGAAGGTGAGAAACACTCGTCAAATCGTCATCTTGAAGAAATTTACAGCTTGATGAGCATTATTCAGTAAGATCTCCACCAATAATTCAAACCATTTTCCCTTCCAGTTGGTGGCCATCATCTCAGAGGCAGCCAGCTCTGGGATTTCCCTGCAGGCAGACAAGCGAGTGAAAAACCAGAGGCGCAGGGTCCACATGACCTTGGAGCTGCCTTGGAGTGCAGACAGGGCCATTCAGCAGTTTGGTGAGTCAGGATGTCTAATCTTATATTGAGTCTCTCAGAGGTTACGGGGAGTAAATTCTTGAGAATAAAACTCCTTTTCAATCCTATTAACCCAGCTGTGTTTAATATAAAGATGTAGAGCATATCATTTTAACATGTATATAAATTTGTAACAAATGTGACGTCTAAAACAAAGTTTGTCTGAAAAATGAGTCATTGCAGCTCATCACGCAGTTACCCAATATGTGgcttaagtttttgtttttttttcaatgctaTGTGAGCTTTCTGTTGCTGCATGTCGTGATGTAACTGGTTGAAAGGTGGGTAATGAATATGTCATATTTAGCATGAGTTTGTATTAGTGTGACTCACCCTCAGCTCTTCCTGTTTGCTGGGGTGTATTCCCTAGTGTGACTTCCATTTACATATTTAGTATACATTTGCAGCACGTCACAACGATTTAGTAAAATCTCTGCCTCCTCTATTcatttgatattatttttatctgctgcaacatacacacactcacacacacatacatcaaaGAGTGGTTGGGAGAATTAATTGCAGTAATTAACAAACTGCTCCATTAATTGTTTCCATTAGCAGACTTCCTGCTTGTTTTGAAACTCATAGCTTAATTCCTGATTGGCAGgtgttcacacaaacacatagacaaAGCcattgtacaaacacacacacacagtcatctttatttcattgtaGGGGGTGATATGGGagtctatttttttctgttgttgctaAACCCTGTTAAAGTAGGGTATCTTCTCTCAGAGTCGAAATATAAAGTTTCACTGTTATTTGTTGCTGCAAATCTTATCATCCCCAGGATCATCTCCTCACTTTGCCGTTACTAATTCACTATCCATTTGTTTGAGCAGCTGTACCTTGTGTCAAGATGAAATCcccaaacttgtttttgttaaaatatgttttttgacTCAGTGGTTGTTTATCAATAAAATTGCAACCAGCGAAGATGCACACAAACCAATCTAAAGATAAATTAGTATGAAAGGATTTTTGTATTGCAAAACATCATCAAACCGTACTGATGTTGTGTAATTTCAAACTTATACAGTGTCAGATACACTCAGGCTGTCGTTGTCATCTCGTCCTTGTTGTTTTAGTTggacaaattatttttcttttctttccaggtCGCACCCATCGATCTAATCAGGTGACGGCCCCAGAGTATATCTTCCTCATCTCGGAGTTGGCTGGGGAGAGACGTTTTGCTTCCATTGTGGCCAAAAGACTAGAGAGCCTGGTAAATATCCTAGCCTTgtagatgtgtttgtgtgggtgtgtatgttgAGTGTGAAATGTTCCAACAGatctgtttctgtattttgtgtcaGTTGATTGCAGTTCTCCATGTTGTCATCAACTCTGCCATTCTTCACCCTGCCTTCACCCTCTGTCCTTCCTGTTTGCTGTGATATTCCCTCTTTTAGAAGCTCTCTGTAGCATCTCTTTCATTGCTGGTACAGTTGGGGTTACATCAGCTTGCCTCCACAAACCCCAGGAGATTCTGGGTCTTTCCCTTCTCTAGCTCAATAACGGAAAACTGAATAAGCAGAAAAAAGTATTTTGTCTGGATAATTTATGAGCCTAGGTTTATTTTCCATAATTATCAATGCATTTCAGCCCTAGCAGTCATTTATTTCCATAGTGACACAGCATGACAGTTCTTTTGGGAAAAGGGCAAGTAGTGTGCAATGGGATGTCTGTTCCAGGAAGTCGTTCTGGTGTTTGCCAGCCGCGTTCGGTAAATCTGCATCAAGAATAGGTCACATCTCGCCTGCCTGTCTGAACCCGGTTCAATATACAcgcgcgtacacacacacacacacacacacacacagttactcCATTTTAGATGGCTGAATGCTAGCAGAGTGCAGATCAGCAGTGAAGTAATTTTTGTCTAAGATGTCCCTTTGTTTTGGTATATTGAGGCATTTGTCTGTGTGGGCAGAACCAGCAGCTGGCTACACAACTGATTTACTGCTGACTTTGCTACTTCTAAATTGTCCTTCACCACCGTCATAGTTCATTTGAAAGCTTGAAAGTTTGCaaaacagtcaaacacagtccgggaaatgagaagaaacatCATTTAATGCCcgttttttctgtatttcattttgaaaaatgttgcttgaAGTTGTATTTAGGTACAAAACGATGTCAGTGGGCAGCTGAAGAAAAAGTTTAGCTTCCCACATCAACCTTGGttgttgttgattgttgttgATGTTCTGAGACCAGCCCCTGTAGGCCCGTGATATGTTTAATGAACGTAATTGTAGATTtccagttaattaaaaatgccCTCTGAGGTGTTTGCAGCAGAGATTCAACATGGCAAACATTCATATGAAGTGATGTAACAACATGCACAGTGCAATCCTGTTAAAAACTGTGTCTTTCATATTTAAAAGAGCATGATTTATGAATCAGAGGGCTCGAAGTATTGATTACTCTGAGGTTGCAGTAACGCTATAATAATTATATCATATCCACATACGTAGTTATCTGTCATTTATCTCTTATTGTTAGCTGGAAAAATGTATGCTCACCTTCTCGTACTATAGATGATTGTGTAATGATGACCAACGACAAACGCATTACATCCATCTGTATTATGCCAGTGAAGCTCTGATGGCTGAGAAGCTAATACCACTTACCACTGTTGCTAATCCACTTTGCAGGGTGCATTAACCCATGGAGACAGAAGAGCCACAGAATCCAGAGACCTGAgcaagtacaattttgagaaCAAGGTaggaaaaattaataaaataatattctgATCTTAGAGTGTCAAAATGTGCTTCTCTTTAACTTCTGAACTTCGGCAGTATGCGCAGTCTGTTGTGCTAAATGTTGGTTTGCATGGTTAAATAGCTGAATGAACCTtatgagtgaaatgtctcatttCCTGCAGTATGGTACCAAGGCTCTAGATAAAATCACCAAAGCAATCCTTGGCCACATAGAGAACAAGGTGCCCCCTCCCAAAGGATATCCTGGGGGTGAAGCCATGTTCTTCAGAGGTATGGTTTTGtttgactgtgtaaacagaccAACTTCACCAGTACAACTGTAATTGATCAACCATGAAATaaccatgtttttttctttatttcagacaTGAAACTTGGAATGATGGATGTGGGCATCTTTTGCAAGGAGCCCCGCTTTGGAATCAGTACTGAGAAAGGTACAGTACACAGGAGACTTGTTGGCACATTTTATGCCAGTATACTACAACTACTACACAATTTGACGTTTTGGCTGTGATCATCTATCAACACAAAATCAGCTGTATTAATTGttctgcattgtgtttttatgtcagaCTGCAGCATCACAAAGTTCTTAAATCGCATCCTGGGCTTAGAGGTCCACAAGCAGAACCATCTCTTCCAGTACTTCACTGACAACTTTGACTACCTAATCGAGAAGGATAAGAAGGAGGGCAAATACGACATGGGAATACTAGGTATGGAGGTGAAGTGGCACGGCGTGGTTCTAGGTTTTTGCATAAATACACAATTTGTGATCAAAAATGTTTATATAACTTGTAGCCCAAAAGTTTTaccaaaagtattttttttaccaaaagtaaaaatacattattaactttttttttttacatatatagaCAGTATTTTCCAGAACAGACACTGCATaacaataaaagttatttatCAGTTGCATCAGAAATGTTGTAAAATACTGACCATTGGTGCTGTTCCTTTCATCAGTTGTCTGTAATCATATGTTCTTATGGATTTTGATCGGCCCTCTCAGAGATGGATTTCAAAAGGAAGATGGTGCCTTACATTCTGATGTGAATAGTCATTTTAAAGACATGTTCTCTTGTGCCTCTGACAGACCTTGCCCCGGGTAACGATGAGATCTATGAGGAGAAGCAGGAAACTTTTCTGACAGCTGGAAACCCTCAGGATGGACAGGTTGTTCTCTATAAGGTAAGCGCTGTATAACCTCACCTCAAGTGTATTTTAGAAGGTTGGATCATTACTGTGAACAAAATGCCATTATTAAATGTGTCTTGAGCATCACCAACCATGCCCAAAACATGCAAGTCTTGTGGTCCTTGAGAAGTTCATGTTTAATGGCAGCTAAGCGATCGTCACAGATTGGGTAGCAAATAATGACTATAAATTTATCAAGATTTTCATGACATGGCTTGTACTCTGTGGAGTGCTCGCATACAAAGGGAACTTTTACGAATTTTTTCCACATAACTTGCACTCCCAAAGGTAACTCCAGTAGCTGCCTCTGTACAATTTAGGTTTTGATTGATGTCACCTTGCTAGCAGAAAGACTGTGATCATGCAGGCTTAGCTCAGGGCAGAGGAGTCTGTGCAGACACTAGTGGGAGGTGGAAACAGGATAATTACTGGTATCTCCTGCTTATAGCTGTAGGCTGCAGGCTAACCctcatttgacattttcaagttTCAGAATTCTGCATGGCTATGACCAGTTTAACAAGTATGGAGAGAGTATTGACTGCATTCATGACTGACGGATGATGATTTTTAcaataaatgtctgtgtttcaAATAGATTTTGGAATTTTTCGGTTTCTATGTAAGTCTACTTGACCTTCAGGCCTTTGACAGCACATGCTTTAGTCTGTGATGCTTTTTGCTCCTGTAGATCAGTGTGGACAGAGGTATGCCCTGGGATGAGGCCTGCAACAGATCCCTGAAGCTCAGCGGTCCTGAAGAGGGATTCTACCTGTCCCTGAAGGTGATATGATAAGAAAACTAAATCCACAGGCTACTGTGGGAGCACTGCATGTATAGGATTTATTATTTAATACAAACGTCACAGCATAGCAGTGTGATGACACAATGGATGTCCACTAGAAAGATTATTTTAGTCACTGACACAGGGCAAATGATTCATTCTCTGTGTGGCCTCTCCATAGCTGCGAGGTAACTACCCATGTGTGCTGCTAGCTGAACAAGGAAGAGGCAAGAACTTCATTGTCTACAAGCCCAACATCGGCAAGCAGGCCCACCCTGAGAGCCTGGACAACCTGCAACAACGTTACCGAAAGGTATCTGCCCCATCTGACAGTTAGGCTTATGGTTGTGTATTTAGTAGTagtatttgtctgttttcattaataatattaaattgaaaattaatatttgtGTGTTCAGAAAAGGTCAGCTTTGAGCTTGCTTGCATTCTTACAAATGTtatctttttagttttttagtttattttttcaagATGACAATAAATAgattaatatatatattgtaaGATTTTTTGGTTATGAGGAAGGTTTGACAGAAGACAGCTGGACATTTTCAGAACTGACATTTGCTTCTTTATCTGCTCTGCTTGGAGTACATATGGAGTCTGCTGCCCCCTTGTGGCCATAGAAGAGTACTGAACCAGGCCATGTTCAAGGCACTTGAGAGCTAAACATTGTAGCAGTCTTTTGCAAACTCCTAAActcaataacaaaaacataatcagtgtaaaaattaaatgtgtctgtctgtggggaTGATGAAGTTCCTTTATATTTTCCCTTCCCTACATGAATGATTAATGACCTTTCACCACAAGTCCAATGAAACACTTCAGCTTCTCTTTGACACAACATACGATTATAAATGAGATGAAGCTATGGTATGACTTTTGGTCTGAAGTTTCCATGTTCGTAAAGATGTGTGTTTACAGCGGTGTTATGGTGTTTCTTTACACTGTGGATACGATGAGATCTTTGCTGATTTTGGTGTTTCCTCTTACAGGTGACTCCAGAGGAAGCCAGGGACAGCTGGGAAAACCAGTTCACCTTCTCTTTCAAGAAGTGTAGCCATGCCAACTGGTAAGTAGGAATCCACTGTGTCCATCAGGATTAATGGGCTCATTGCATCCAGTCAGGCTGGTGCTTATTAGGAT
Encoded here:
- the si:ch73-63e15.2 gene encoding protein strawberry notch homolog 2 isoform X2 encodes the protein MPILPSALAMDGENYLHPEGPQLDSSMFSVGSSNMESPVYTSSGSWGSYSQQAGYSIHCPMQSGNQQYHLNSSTTTTTPDVHMDMYSGFSDIDFLNLPRNGDFSQDLSCIDDLSTNSLFSSPADSLSEYADAQSFISTDNLDTVPTLWDVNTSTTTTPAQSQLEAQRTQPPPEEEEDAEEEETEELGHVDTYAEYRPSKSTIGISHPDIVVETNTLSSVPPPDITYTLSIPKTTIDHGLLSALQLEAIIYACQQHEVILQNNQRAGFLIGDGAGVGKGRTVAGIILENYLKGRKKALWFSISNDLKFDAERDLKDIDAPNIPVHALNKIKYGDTATSEGVLFATYSALIGESQAGGQHRTRIKQILDWCKPDFDGVIIFDECHKAKNATSTKMGKAVLDLQNKLPRARVVYASATGASEPKNMIYMSRLGIWGEGTPFRTFDDFLHAIEKRGVGAMEIVAMDMKVSGMYIARQLSFSGVSFRIEEIGLDNDFKLVYNKAAKLWAEALQVFMRAADELGLVSRKSLWGQFWSSHQRFFKYLCIAAKVRCLVELARKELEAGKCIVIGLQSTGESRTREVLDENDGHLDRFVSAAEGVFQSLVTKHFPSEKQRREKAPGNKRKRKPRGRQPKIPKHSVDSGGVINISDDSSSDSDGMDTDSNSSPDSLLDNDDVIFVNHTSCQTARIEEMKQGLLNKISILGKELPLNTLDELIDKFGGPDKVSEMTGRKGRVVRRPDGSVRYESRAEQGLTIDHINIKEKDRFMSGEKLVAIISEAASSGISLQADKRVKNQRRRVHMTLELPWSADRAIQQFGRTHRSNQVTAPEYIFLISELAGERRFASIVAKRLESLGALTHGDRRATESRDLSKYNFENKYGTKALDKITKAILGHIENKVPPPKGYPGGEAMFFRDMKLGMMDVGIFCKEPRFGISTEKDCSITKFLNRILGLEVHKQNHLFQYFTDNFDYLIEKDKKEGKYDMGILDLAPGNDEIYEEKQETFLTAGNPQDGQVVLYKISVDRGMPWDEACNRSLKLSGPEEGFYLSLKLRGNYPCVLLAEQGRGKNFIVYKPNIGKQAHPESLDNLQQRYRKVTPEEARDSWENQFTFSFKKCSHANWNGKCKKIEEGQECLQGMRLRQYHMLCGALLRVWKRVSDVVSDITSSSILQIVRLKTKQHNKQVGIKIPENCVARVREELLVMDEEVKRRRKEREQQAVEQRLAEECRRKMEQDNKHLLANLFSKPMLAQSLTQKHILNPKLNQHVLPRTQTGSIPQLQRMQSQNQSSQIISMLSLQRNPSQTQQRTHNSWPNNSTTTSATNQGSLSNMVSLPSSLSQFYPQSFLSSFSQLKNPSLPIHQTALSSKNPLDEILDLTVSSPSPSPDTTEGGLNLDSLTRHATGFGDDLNLESLISQNASNAQHAAQIQQPLLLQQQQQQQQQQQQHVQATQQQHNLLANNHQDLLDFFDLPLSPQMPTQKASPSSSTSSTSSTSSVSNSLVSHVPSGLLPTSALIPTSSSSSLFPSPSSSSSLFSNSSSHFSSPFLLPQSDSLSLPNGHSNTTALDVREALNSMLQAGSDRKSVIQYRHQD